The sequence acacacatatatatatatatatatatatatatatatatatatatatatacacgcaCATATATTCTTAATTGATTTGGTCAGAACGCATTGATAAAGCAGATCACTCAGAGCCATCAGAAGTATTTGattttcctcctcttgctctttcccttttttcatGAATAAGTAAATAGTGAGGCTCGTCGAAACTAAAAGATAGCTGACACAAGAGAGGACCAGATCCATCTAGCCCGCAGCTGCTCTTTAAATATTCAGTGAAAAATAATGGCATCCGAGGCATCACCTATAGTAACGTTATTATCTTCATTTCTCAAAATCAAGCCGACTGAGAGCTTCGTTTATCTTTTTCACGTAATAAATCTACTCGACTCACAGGGAGCCAGGCTCCTGGGACATGTTGCCCTCTTCAAACATCCCAGCCCACTGAAGGAAGGCGCACAACTGTTAGTCTGCATTATTTAGTCAGGTGACAATAATAACCataagaattattattattattaaaacaataattattataataatagtgTGTCGTGGTGAACAGGCCCATAACTTTATTTACAGGTTTGATGAACACATTGTTTTATTGGCTGTACAGTTACCAGGAGCATTCCCTTGCTTACTTATCAATGCCTTTCAAAATATGGCATCTACAGGCCCACAACGCATCTAACTTATACGAATACAGTTTATCAATTTCAACTGGCTTTACTGTACAAACATCCCACTTGATAGCGACGACATTTAGGCTTTTTAAAGTTGTTATTTAATAGTTACATAGGTGGTTTAAAGGTTtcacatgatgtgtgtgtgtgtgtgtgtgtgtgtgatgcctcCATTTGCTGggggaaataaatgtttaagGCAGAAAGGTGAACGCTTTATTTATCCCTATTCAGACAAACAGACCTCTCTCCGCTCTCTTCACCACTGCTCATCCTGGTGCGCACAAAGCGTTTGGATCTGCTGTGCgtaatcagagagagagagagagagagagagagggagggaggggagcgagggagggaggaggtggaggtgaatgGCAGCATGACTGAATAGCCCTGTGACCAATCAGACCCTCGATGGGCCGGGCTCCACATTTGTCCCAGCGCTGCACGGGCCCCGCAAAGTTTGTTTATTCGCGGAATGCAGTGCGCGATGAAAACGTGTTAGTAAGTGACCCCCCCCACCTCTTTTTTCTTACTAATAATGATCAAATGAACCTGATTGGGACGTCGGATCGCACCGTGGACTTTTTCCTGGACGAAGGGGACGTGAACCGGTGCCATTTTACGCACGGGAACATGCTGGCGCGGCGCTGCGTTTCGGCGCACCGAGACCTCCGCTCGAAACTCTTCAGAGAGTAGGTGTCCGCGCACCGCGCACAGCGAGTTCAGCGGAGGACGGACTACACCGAGTTgcgagaagaggagaaagttgGCTCTAGCGCACGGAGCGTCCGGTCGGTCCGCATctacaggaggagaagaaagagagaaggaaaaagtgTGATCGCTGCTTGATGAATGTGAGAGATTGAAAGATACTGTCGCAGGCATGGACTGGAGATGCTGACATTCCCCTGTAGTAGTCGAGATAAGCGTTGACTCGGGCTAACACAAGGGGTTAACCCGTATCCAAAGGGAGTTTGGAAGAGCCAGCCTTTCTTCCCCGTACGGATCAACTCATTGGGTgggagctgagagagagacaagagtcCCCAGCAAATCAGGAGCTAATTGATTAAAGAGACTTCATTTGAATAGGAGGGGGGCTGGCGAGGTGCCAATCGCCTTTCAAAGAAGCCCCCTCCTGTATGATTAATCGCAGAGCATTATTGATAATCATAACGCGGCACATGCGCGGTGGATGGTCTCGATTTTACGTAATTTTTTGAGCAGGGTTTTTGtagtcatttttttattctgcgcTCGCTGATGTGCCAGCCAGCATGTCGCGGAGGAAACAAGCGAAGCCGCAACACTTCCAATCCGACCCTCATCAGCCTTTATCGGAACACAATGGTGAGTCCAAGCTGCTTCTCGCTCCTTTTCTACCTCCACTATGAATTCtacacacttttaaaaactgtttcagCTTATTTGAGGTGAAGCACGAGCGTAAAAGTTCCTGCTTTAAGTCTCGAGCTTTATACTTGTCTGCATTGGTTTGATTTCTTTCCAAATTTCATCGTGTTTCTGATAAAAGTCTTTGCCACTTTTCAGAAAACTTTAGGATGTCCCATAAATGTAcagtatttcatttaaaaaggtgATTTAACGCTTTTTTGTAATTTACCCCTCATTTAAACCTCTATGATCGCTTTTATACAAACTTTACTATAAAAGATAAATTAGTTCTTAACGATAATAAATACCGAATGGGGAGTGTTTCTCTTCAGTTTTACGCACCGTGTGAGTGAAAAAGTTTCAAAACTTCGGTTCAGTTTGACATAGTGTTTTTAAGGTCATGTATAAACTCAGTTGCGAGCAGCAGCCGGTTCAGCTCGCGGTCCTCCCCGAGGTTCTCGCTGCGCTCGGTGCTCGCTATCGGTGCGTCCACACGGACCACCCTGTCGCTCCTGTCGGGGACTCTCCAACTTTTCCTGGGTCGCGGACTCACAGATAAATCATCCGCATTATTCTCACGTAGAAAATCCTACAATACCCCCCACTCGTTTTATACAAGAAATCGCTCCTATTAGTAATTCGCTGTTTACACACTGCTGAGTTGTTTTGCTGCAAGTTGGATGAAAGGAGGTCAAAGTGCTGCGAAGAGcgcaaataaacacacaacttctcCACATCCTGGAAATATCCCCTCGGTTTACTCATCGTTTACACGTTTTTTGCTCAACTTTGTTATAGCAGCTTAGAGAAGTCACgtcttactcacacacacacacacacacacacactctcacacacacacacatacacacactaaccgTTTTTGTTTCATTACAAAATAATGTGTGGTTTCCTCCACCAAAATTAAAATAGAcgttttcgtttttttttctttaaagtaaCTTTAGAGGAGTTCACGCTTTTGGATGAGCCATCGCCTGCTGTAAATTCAAACACTGTGCGATGTTTTGTTGGTAAAGTGAACAATACTCTCTTTTACTGGTGCTGTTGTGCCTAAAATGTGAAATCAGTTTGTACAAAGTGCCATTCAGAGCTGGAAATCCATGCAGGAGCTCTTACAAAGGCCAGCGAAACACAGGCGAGGCTCAGCGAGATGGTAAATTAGCACGTCTAttttaaaagtagaaaataaaacGTTAACAAAACTACGGTGTGAATAGATTGTAGGTTAACATTAATAACGCTTTAATTTCCTAACACGACGTTGCGTTGCTACGTATTACATTGCCTGACCGACTCCTGTACTCATCACCAAGAAAATAGTACTTGTTAAAAATGTCTGCAATTTAAATAACTATACTTTACCTGAATGAAGGCCTCTCTGTGGTCTGTCATGCAATGAGATCAAATTGTATTGTAAGTATTTTAATTGTCaccagaaaaaatatatatatccacacatagaataataataataataataatatgaactaTGCAATACATAAAAAATCCAGCTCgagtcagatttttttttttggcttaACACTTATTGGATAAGGCCTGTAAATGTAATACATCTGATGTAAATGTGTATAAAAGTCACAGTGTATTCAGTGCAGCCTGAACAGCCTGTGCTGGTGTGTTTCAGGGGAAAGCCTTGCATAGAAAGGTATTTTCTGCCCATTTCACGTGATTTGTTTCTGGAACTTGATTAATGCAAAAAATCAAGTTTTTTCCCTTGGACTTGTTTTCGTCTGCATTTTCTTTCAAATCTGATCAACTTAATCAAAGGTGACTTATGTCACAAACCCTGGTAAACTGCAGATTGCAAAATGATATATTGTTTCCAAAACAATGCTGCATTTTAAAAGTGTTCaatgtctcttgtgtgtgtgaaattatAAAGTTAGGGACACGTTGTCCTCAGATTGGCTGTGTTCTAGCCGAGACAGTGCTGTGTTTGGCTTCTGGAGGGTTGTGGTTGCCcggaaatgaaaaacagaaagtcaTTGTATTAGTAGGTGAATGTCAGTGATGCTTAGGGCTGTAGTTACTTTAGGAAGTCGGAGTGCGAGCCACAGAGGGTGGGATGTTGAGCTGTTTTAACCTTTGCCAGTGTCCCTCTATGCAGAGGTGATGGGAGTTCAGGGCCCAGTGTGTTTCTCTCCACCACGCCATTGACCCTGCTGATCAGAGCTGCAGGCGGCCCAGCAAGGCCCCGGCTTtttattcaagtgtgtgtgtgcaagtgtgagGCCTTATCAATGTTGTGGCCATCCCCTTTCACCCTATCAGAGCGGCCCCCCTACAGGGGAGATTGGCAGGGCAGCCCCCTTTGCACCGATGCTCTCAACAAACAGAGTGCGCTCTGCTCGTCATTACGCCAGTGTTTATGTGGTGTGAGTCCAGGTGTAGCCTGAGGGACTCGTCGCGCCTCTTTCCCTCCCCTTAAGCTTTAAGCGTGTCACCGGGCAGAGCTTCTGAGATTGGAGTCTTGTCCTGGACCACGGCAGCTTAATGGAACCCCATCTAGTGTTCACTGGCATGAGTCCTGAGGGCTGGAGACGATGTGAGCAGAAATCCTCCTGAAGTTACAAGTGTCAAGAGGCTCACAGAGGCCCCCCGCGAAAAAATAATGTAGGAACTCTCAAAGCTCTCTCTCAACTTTTTGGACTAATCCTCGCTTTCTCGCCTCtcatattcaaactttggtCAATCTTTTCGTGGctctgtcctctgctctttgtctctcctGAAGCCCTGTGCACTGCTAACATTGTGCTTTTGATAGAGATTCTATGGAAGTTTTACAGACTCCATCTTCATACCAGCTTGACTTTAACTTAattttaattcaaagttaatcctTGCTATTTTTGGAATTAAGCCTATTGCCAGCATCTGCGCTGTTTGCTTTAATGGTCTTATGTGGACAGTGGATTTTCAGACATGCATGAGTTTCATTTTGTTCCTTATTCGTGGTCAGATAAAGCAAAACACTGTGTTGTAAAGTTAGATTAGAAAATCTGTAGCGGTGTAAAGATTTAGGTTATTTTGTGAGATATTCTTCCAGACATTGTCAGctattgttttttacagtaacaTGAGTTTAGTTATTAATTTCTTctctcacattttaaacataataTAGAGTGTCTGAAGACGAGACTGTACGCAGCTGCATTACAtactttgagaaaaatgtttcGCTCGAGTTCCAGTTAATTATTAAAACAGACATGCACAAAATATCTCAGTGATATTCTGATTTCTCTTAATTAGTTTTcctgtaattatttattttgtcgaTAGATTTCATTTAGGAATTCTTGGCACTTTCATGTCAATAATAGCACGATTGAAAATCTATGATTGATTTTAAGGGTTTTGAAAATGTGCGccacataaaaaaatgttttgttaagaaACTGTTTAAACTAAAGCCCCACACGTACGCTCTGTAGTGTAgaaatgaaattgtaaattAATTTCATATCAGCGTTCACCACTGTTTCTCAAATATATGCACCatgataattatttttgcaaTGCTCTGCATATACTGAAGcatacacgcgcacacacacacacacatccacacacactcagaaacacatatgcatatttttttatttatcaatgtGGCTTTTTCTTAAAGTTCGTTTGACAAAAGTTGTTCTCTTCTTACTTGTGTGTCTGATATTTTCACCCACTCactgtcttttttatttcccagtCAGTCttgagaaaagaggaaaaaaaatgtatttaatcctCAGATTTCTCACACTAGgaatcaaacacattttttcaaaaTTAGTGCTGGGTGTAGGTAGGTGGGTGGGTGGCAGGGGGGATTTAACATAAAAAGTTATCATTAAAGTGGAGTCTTCCCTGTTTGCATGGTTTGGTGGTGTGAGGGCCAGGGTTTACTGTCATGGCAACTTTGCGTTATCTGATGTCTCTGAGTAGAGAAACATTGAGGGAGATAATCCCTGAATTAAACAGGATCTGCTTTGAGTCGACTGAGATGAGCAGGGCCAGGCTGTGCCGACGATCCCCGCCGCTCCCATGCTGCGCGAACAATGGGAAGgcatcctgtctctctgtgggGCAGGGCTGCACTTCTCTGGGTTTCATTTGCAAATGAATTCTTGGCTCTGATGAAAGTGTTGAGGGGCCAGAGCCACAATGAAAGGGATTCATAGAGAAATACAATTTGTAAATCAACTTGTATGTTAAACAGCAAGATTTTAGTGTGACAAAGAGGTAAAAGAATAAGGAAACTCTGGAGCACATTAGAGGCTCTGGGGGCTGGGTGTCTTCTTGCCTTTTCACTCCCTGACTCGTCCTGTGTATaaaaatgtgcattttaatgGCGGTGACCACTTTCGAATCTTCATCTCTGTGACAACATTAGCTGCTGTGTCTGTATTACGTGATCTGTGAGCTGGTGTCTCCAGTTATCAGTTTGTGATGTCTGCACTCTGATGAAACACCCTACTCTTTAGTTTTGATTAAGccattatttcaaacttttttccATTGCTGTTTATCTCGAATGATTAACTGATGAGTGCTTTATTGTGGGATTGGGGGTCAAAGTTGACtcacaatttaaaacaaaaaatgtttgttgtttttgaaattatatttcaaaaattttaatttgtgaaaaGGATTCCATGTCATAAATACTTTATAAGTCACTATTTATTTTGTaagtcttttccttttttcttcttttgttcagCTGGTGTTTAGTTTTTGAGTTAACATTCTGGATGCCACAGGCTCTGTTGTTCATGTCTCACTGTGATTGCAGCCTGAGTGGATACGAATTAGTTTAGTGACATAGATAACCTGTCCAAGATGCCCATAGTTGGCTGAAAATGAGCAAAGTTGACAGCAAATTGAAAGTCTAATAAGTCCTTCAAATGCTTGATTTGCGCCGAGTGGACAAGTCGACTTTGAAGGGCATGGAATATAGGAAATCAATGCCTTTCTATGAAATTTCATTAAGACCAATGTCCTCACTTCACTCTATTCTATATTTTGATGGATTATCTGGAGAAAATGATTACCTTTGGTTGGACTGATGAGACCCAGATGTGTGCACCTTCAAAGATCACTTTTAAGCAATATTTGAGTAGTTCCCATTGATTTTGTATCCCTTcttatcatgttcaagaggccactGCATTGAATAAGGCTTTTACACATTTCTGTTGGCTTATTGTTGCCTTTCGATCGTTGTTTTTGTGAGCGCATCAAGGGGATAAGTGTAAAACTGATTAACTTAAGATTAACAACAATGGAATTTGAGGAGATAAAGCTGCTTTTTCAGCTGCAAAACATTTCTCATCACTaatcctctgtttcctctttttcaggGGACACAGAACTTTGCTCAGAGGACCCCCCCTGCAAGGAGTCAGACGCCCACGTCTGTAGCAGATGTTGTGCTGAGTTCTTTGAACTATCAGATCTTGAAGAACACCAGAGGAATTGCACTAAGAATCAGTTAGTTCTGATAGTGAATGAAAATCCTGCCTCCCCCACCGGAACTTTCTCGCCTGGGTCTCCTCCCCATTATCCCGATGACCAGATGAATGACACAGTTAATAACACTGATGAAACAGAGTACAGCGACCTTTTGGAGCATAACCCTCTAGAAAGAGAAGAATCCATGGACGTGGACATTTCCGGGATGAGCAGTGGCCATGAAGAGGATGGCAGTCTTACAGAGAGTGGGAGTCCCATCAACACAGTCAGCAATGGTGGCCGCGTCACCTCTGGCCCCGCAGTAGGTACTTCAGCTATCTCTGCCCCTCTACCTCAGCTCAGTAACCTGACTGAACTGGGAAACTTCTCCATGATCAACAGCAATGTCATAATTGAAAATCTTCAGAGCACCAAAGTGGCTGTGGCCCAGTTCTCCCAAGAGGGCCGTTCCACTGTGGGCCCCAGGGTGCCAGTGCCAGCACTGATGGAGCAACTCCTGGCCCTACAACAGCAACAGATTCACCAGCTGCAGCTTATTGAGCAGATTCGCCATCAGATACTGCTACTTGCCTCCCAGTCGCCAGAAATACAGGTGCCCCCAACTTCTGCTCCAGGCACAATGGGGCCTGCTGCCAGCCCACTGACCACACTCAGCTCACATCTCTCCCAACAGCTGGCTGCAGCCGCAGGCCTAGCGCAGAACCTGGCTAGTCAGTCAGCAAGTATTAGCAGCTTAAAGCAACTGGCTGCAGCGGCACAGCTACCTCAGCCCAACCCAAGCACCAGTGAGACATCTCAAAGCATTAGCACACTGGGGCCATCAACAATCAATGCCCAGTCTTCTGACAAGATGCCGAGTCATATGAGTAGCCTCCACTCTCAGCTCAGCAACTCCTCACTAGTTAAGTCATCCAAGCAAGCATTTGGAATAGGTAGCTTTTTAAGCTCTGCAGTCAATCCCCTTCTACCTCAGCCCCCTTCTGGAAACTCCATGTTCTCCAGCTCTCTGCCGAGTGTGGGCAGCACTGTGGAGGACCTCAACTCTTTAGCAGCTTTGGCCCAGCAGAGGAAAGGCAAGCCACCAAATGTCACCTCATTTGAACACAAGAGCAGCTCTGAGGAATCTTTTTTCAAGCATAAGTGCAGGTTTTGTGGCAAGGTGTTTGGGAGTGACAGTGCCTTGCAAATCCACCTGCGCTCCCACACTGGTGAGAGACCATACAAGTGTAATATCTGTGGCAACCGCTTCTCCACCCGTGGTAACCTGAAGGTACATTTCCAGCGTCATAAAGAAAAATACCCACACATCCAGATGAACCCCTACCCTGTTCCTGAGCATTTAGACAACATACCGACCAGCACTGGCATTCCATATGGCATGTCAATGCCCCCTGAGAAACCTGTCACCAGCTGGCTGGACAGCAAACCAGTTTTGCCCACTTTGACTTCGTCAGTCGGTATGCTGCTGCCACCAACCATGCCGAGTCTTCCACATTACATCAAAAAGGAAGATCATTCAATAGCCATAACTAGCCCTTCTATTACTGCAAAGAGAGACTCAGTTTCTGCTGAGCCTTCGGCTAAAAGTAATGATGGAGTGTCTGAAGAGGGTGAAGGTGCGACTCTGCCTACCTCAAATGAGAAAACCGAAGAAGGCAGCCACTCCTCATGCTTCATGACAAATTTAAGCTCTGCTTCAGAAAGTACAGCTGAGTACACCACATCTAACAGCCCGCCCATGATGACCAACCCACTTATGCCGCTTATGTCTGATCAGTTCAAGGCTAAGTTCCCCTTTGGAGGCATTCTGGAGCCTCTCCATGGGTCAGAGACCTCCAAGCTTCAGCAGCTTGTGGAAAACATTGACAGGAAGGTGACAGATCCAAACGAATGTGTCATCTGTCACCGGGTGCTGAGCTGCCAGAGTGCTCTGAAAATGCACTATCGCACTCATACTGGGGAAAGGCCCTTTAAGTGTAAAGTCTGTGGCAGGGCATTTACCACCAAGGGGAATCTTAAGACCCACTACAGTGTCCATAGGGCCATGCCTCCTCTCAGAGTCCATCACTCCTGCCCTATCTGCCAGAAGAAGTTCACAAATGCTGTGGTTCTACAGCAACATATTCGCATGCACATGGGTGGACATATCCCCAACACCCCTCTGCCAGAGAGCTACCCGGAGTCCGTGGTCTCTGACACTGGCTCATTTGAGGAGAGAAACTTTGATGATTTGGACAACTTCTCTGATGACAACATGGAAGGATTAGAGGAGGGCCCTGATAGCAGTGTGCCAGACACACCCAGGTCAGCTGATGCCTACCATGACAGTCTGTGTAACTCCCCAGCTCCCCCTGAAATGGTTGGCCAGGAGGGGGAGGCAAGAAATGGTAATGCTCATAGTAATGAAACAGAGGAGCTACATGCCAGCCACATGAAGGCTATGGCAAATGGCTTAGTCGAGGGGGATTGCCTCACCAATGACTCCTCGTCACTGGGAGGGGATGTTGAAAATCAAAGCGTCGGGAGTCCAGCTGTGTCAGAATCTACCTCCTCCATGCAGGCGCCATCCCCCACTAACATGCACCCCCAACCACGTAAATCCCCCAGCCTTGAAGAAAGGCAGCAGGGGGCCTTATCCTTTGAGCACGCAAGTGCAAACTTCTTGCACTCTCACCCCTCTAACATTGGAGCCTTGGACCTGACATCTGTCAATCCCTCAAAAGACCCAATGGGTATGTTATTCCCCTTTCGTGAGCGTAGCATCATCAAGAACACATCATGTGACATCTGTGGGAAGACATT comes from Platichthys flesus chromosome 1, fPlaFle2.1, whole genome shotgun sequence and encodes:
- the sall1a gene encoding sal-like protein 1a, which produces MSRRKQAKPQHFQSDPHQPLSEHNGDTELCSEDPPCKESDAHVCSRCCAEFFELSDLEEHQRNCTKNQLVLIVNENPASPTGTFSPGSPPHYPDDQMNDTVNNTDETEYSDLLEHNPLEREESMDVDISGMSSGHEEDGSLTESGSPINTVSNGGRVTSGPAVGTSAISAPLPQLSNLTELGNFSMINSNVIIENLQSTKVAVAQFSQEGRSTVGPRVPVPALMEQLLALQQQQIHQLQLIEQIRHQILLLASQSPEIQVPPTSAPGTMGPAASPLTTLSSHLSQQLAAAAGLAQNLASQSASISSLKQLAAAAQLPQPNPSTSETSQSISTLGPSTINAQSSDKMPSHMSSLHSQLSNSSLVKSSKQAFGIGSFLSSAVNPLLPQPPSGNSMFSSSLPSVGSTVEDLNSLAALAQQRKGKPPNVTSFEHKSSSEESFFKHKCRFCGKVFGSDSALQIHLRSHTGERPYKCNICGNRFSTRGNLKVHFQRHKEKYPHIQMNPYPVPEHLDNIPTSTGIPYGMSMPPEKPVTSWLDSKPVLPTLTSSVGMLLPPTMPSLPHYIKKEDHSIAITSPSITAKRDSVSAEPSAKSNDGVSEEGEGATLPTSNEKTEEGSHSSCFMTNLSSASESTAEYTTSNSPPMMTNPLMPLMSDQFKAKFPFGGILEPLHGSETSKLQQLVENIDRKVTDPNECVICHRVLSCQSALKMHYRTHTGERPFKCKVCGRAFTTKGNLKTHYSVHRAMPPLRVHHSCPICQKKFTNAVVLQQHIRMHMGGHIPNTPLPESYPESVVSDTGSFEERNFDDLDNFSDDNMEGLEEGPDSSVPDTPRSADAYHDSLCNSPAPPEMVGQEGEARNGNAHSNETEELHASHMKAMANGLVEGDCLTNDSSSLGGDVENQSVGSPAVSESTSSMQAPSPTNMHPQPRKSPSLEERQQGALSFEHASANFLHSHPSNIGALDLTSVNPSKDPMGMLFPFRERSIIKNTSCDICGKTFACQSALDIHYRSHTKERPFICTACNRGFSTKGNLKQHMLTHQMRDLPSQLFEPSNTSLSCSPTPSLLSVVSINKPEINGFLHCLHPDKEMPPGLVTSSASSSPVLSGAPPRRTPKQHFCNTCGKCFSSSSALQIHERTHTGEKPFACSICGRAFTTKGNLKVHMGTHMWNSAPARRGRRLSVDGPMAFLGTNPVKFPEIFQKDMVSRASHGDPASFWNQYAAAFSNGLAMKTNEISVIQNGGMPPMSGGLGNGGSSPIGGLTGSLDKLHSMEPNAALAGLEKMANTENGSHFRFTRFMEDNKEIVTS